In Silene latifolia isolate original U9 population chromosome 3, ASM4854445v1, whole genome shotgun sequence, a single window of DNA contains:
- the LOC141649321 gene encoding uncharacterized protein LOC141649321: MNGYSQGIWLADMRGYTVKSGYDWIRPKETKVGWSKLVWNNVSLPKHSFVIWLILRNALNTKEKLHWIGISSDDLCCICQAECETVTHLFQRCHYFSEILVQVCNWLRITKPQGNSITWTGRKKWTQVQKNVCLSVFMAVNYAVWQQRNSEHLEGVILRPTVLFSQCKNLMKIRLLSQLSRVKGSRDRDWINSLIS; the protein is encoded by the coding sequence ATGAATGGCTATTCACAGGGTATTTGGCTTGCTGATATGAGAGGGTACACTGTTAAGTCTGGGTATGATTGGATCAGACCTAAGGAAACAAAAGTGGGATGGTCTAAGCTAGTTTGGAATAATGTTTCTCTCCCAAAGCACTCCTTTGTGATCTGGCTTATATTGAGGAATGCTCTTAATACAAAAGAGAAGCTGCATTGGATAGGGATCAGCTCTGATGATTTATGTTGCATTTGTCAAGCTGAGTGTGAGACTGTTACACACCTGTTCCAACGTTGTCATTATTTCAGTGAGATTCTGGTTCAGGTTTGTAACTGGCTGAGGATCACCAAACCTCAGGGGAATAGTATTACCTGGACTGGCAGGAAGAAATGGACGCAGGTGCAGAAGAATGTGTGCTTATCAGTCTTTATGGCTGTTAATTATGCTGTCTGGCAGCAGCGTAATTCAGAACATTTAGAAGGAGTTATCTTACGACCTACTGTATTGTTCTCTCAATGTAAAAACCTGATGAAAATCAGGCTTCTAAGTCAGTTAAGTAGGGTCAAAGGGTCTAGGGATAGAGATTGGATTAATAGCCTTATAAGCTAA